The genomic region CGACGGCGGTGGATGTTTTAGAACAGTTAGCGCCCCAGGCCCCAATTGTTGACGACATCCTCCAGTACCGTCAGCTCAACAAGATTAAGTCCACCTACGTGGATGGCTTGCTGAGTGTCATTAATCCTAAGGACAGTAAGATTCACACCCGTTTCTTACAGACCCTGACCCAAACTGGCCGACTATCTTCGGTTGACCCGAACTTGCAAAACATTCCGATGCGGACCGAAGAGGGCCGTAAAATCCGTCAAGCCTTTGTGCCCAGCCATCTAGACTGGCTGATTTTTGGGGCCGATTACTCTCAAATTGAGCTCCGCGTTTTGGCCCATGTCACCGGGGATAAAAACTTGCAGCAGGCCTTCTTAAATGATGAAGATATCCACGCCGAAACCGCCCGGGCCGTCTTTGGTCTGGGAGATGACGAGGAAGTTACCCCGCTGCAAAGGCGGACGGCTAAGGCGGTTAACTTTGGGATTGTCTACGGTATTTCCGATTATGGTTTGGCTAAAAACCTAGGTATCACCCGTAAGGAAGCCCAGCAGTTCATTGACACCTACTTTCACGAGTTCCCTAAGGTGCACGAATGGATGGATGCCATTAAGGCCCTGGCCCACAAGCAGGGCTATGTGACAACCATTGCCGAACGGCGGCGCTACTTGCCGGACATCAATGCGAAGAACTTTAATCTGCGTAGCTTTGCTGAACGGACCGCGATGAACTCACCAATCCAAGGATCAGCGGCCGATATTATTAAGATTGCCATGATTAAGGTCAAAAGGGCCTTACGTGAACATAACTTACATGCCAATCTGCTCCTGCAAGTCCACGATGAACTGGTCTTTGAAGCCCCAGCGGACGAAATCGATGAACTCAATCAGGTGGTGACCAAGGTGATGGATTCAGCGGTTAAGCTCGATATCCCGCTTAAGGTCGAGAGTCATGACGGGCCAACCTGGTACGATGCCAAGTGATTTTGGCCGTTCGTGTTAGAAAAACTAACAAACATCTCCAAAGCTAGCTATTTTGGATTAAAATGTAGCTATGTTGAGTGGAGGTGGCAGCGATGAGTGGACGCGAGCTAAGACGCAATTTAGCGATTTTACCGATTAGCACCGTCCGTGAGCTGACGATGTTAACCGACCGTCAGATTCGTTATTACGAACAGCATGAGCTGGTTGCGCCTAAACGGGGCAAGGGGGGTCAACGGCGCTTCTCCCTAAATGACGTTGACCGCTTGCTGACGATTAAGGATTACTTAGACGCTGGCGACTCCACAAAAGACATTAAAGAAATTTTTG from Leuconostocaceae bacterium ESL0723 harbors:
- a CDS encoding MerR family transcriptional regulator, whose protein sequence is MSGRELRRNLAILPISTVRELTMLTDRQIRYYEQHELVAPKRGKGGQRRFSLNDVDRLLTIKDYLDAGDSTKDIKEIFAKQDRKLQQAKDSEAALRRSLQGEFAQIGRFGHH